A window of Polaromonas hydrogenivorans contains these coding sequences:
- a CDS encoding sulfonate ABC transporter substrate-binding protein produces the protein MYKLTPFQLRRRFLAIAGTTAAWWGLGVKHAGAQPAPAKAEKAAEPLQQLRIGYQKSAVNLVILKQQAVLEKRFPATKITWAEFPAGPQLLEALSVGSLEFGLTGDSPPVFAQAAGKDLVYVAAEPPKPDSSAILVLGDSPIQTLPDLKGKKIALQKGSSAHYLLVRAVEKAGLKWSDIQPIYLAPADARAAFERKSVDAWVIWDPFYAAIELDIKPRVLATGRALSSNNSFYLASRSFATQNGQALAVLLEALTRADTFAQTHRKDAIKLIADFSGLDAGIVSLFIQRRPASPVGPLSADTVADQQRVADAFFKLGLIPRPVRVAEIVWHADSARLAQLNPINRK, from the coding sequence ATGTACAAGCTAACACCGTTTCAGCTGCGCCGGCGCTTTCTCGCCATTGCTGGCACCACCGCCGCCTGGTGGGGCCTGGGAGTCAAGCATGCCGGCGCGCAGCCAGCGCCCGCCAAGGCTGAAAAAGCCGCCGAACCCTTGCAGCAACTCAGGATTGGCTACCAGAAATCCGCCGTCAACCTGGTCATCCTGAAGCAGCAGGCCGTGCTCGAAAAGCGCTTTCCCGCGACCAAGATCACCTGGGCCGAATTTCCGGCCGGCCCGCAGTTGCTCGAAGCCCTGTCGGTCGGCAGCCTGGAGTTTGGCCTGACGGGCGATTCGCCGCCGGTGTTCGCGCAAGCCGCCGGCAAGGATCTGGTGTACGTGGCGGCCGAGCCGCCCAAGCCCGACAGTTCGGCGATTCTGGTGCTGGGCGACTCGCCGATCCAGACGCTGCCCGACCTCAAGGGCAAGAAAATCGCCCTGCAAAAAGGCTCCAGCGCGCATTACCTCTTGGTGCGCGCGGTCGAGAAGGCCGGTTTGAAGTGGAGCGACATCCAGCCCATCTACCTGGCGCCGGCCGATGCGCGCGCCGCGTTTGAACGCAAGAGCGTCGATGCCTGGGTGATCTGGGATCCGTTTTACGCCGCCATCGAACTCGACATCAAGCCGCGCGTGCTGGCCACCGGCCGTGCGCTGTCGAGCAACAACTCGTTCTACCTGGCGTCGCGCTCCTTTGCGACACAGAACGGACAGGCGCTGGCGGTGCTGCTGGAAGCGCTGACGCGCGCCGACACCTTCGCCCAGACCCACCGCAAGGACGCCATCAAGCTGATCGCCGATTTCAGCGGCCTGGATGCCGGCATCGTCAGCCTGTTCATCCAGCGCCGCCCGGCATCGCCCGTCGGGCCGCTAAGCGCCGACACGGTCGCCGACCAGCAACGCGTGGCCGATGCCTTTTTCAAGCTGGGCCTGATTCCCCGGCCCGTGCGGGTCGCGGAAATCGTCTGGCACGCCGATTCGGCCCGACTGGCCCAGCTCAACCCGATCAACCGCAAATAA